Proteins encoded together in one Planifilum fulgidum window:
- a CDS encoding ribose-phosphate diphosphokinase has protein sequence MSHFRESRLQIFTCNSNPDLAREIADHIGVPLGDAEVGRFSDGEIYVRLNESVRGSDVYVIQSTCHPVNQHLMELLVMVDALKRASARTINVVIPYYGYARQDRKTRARDPITAKLVANLIETAGADRIITMDLHATQIQGFFDIPVDHLLGVPILSKYFIEKQLEDVVVVSPDHGGVIRARKMAERLGAPIAIIDKRRPEPNVAEVMNIVGDVRGRTAIIIDDIIDTAGTVMLAADALIEQGAREVYACCTHPVFSGPAIERIKKANIKEMVVTNTIPLTPEKQLEKIRVLSVSPLIGEAIIRIHKELSVSKLFD, from the coding sequence ATGTCACATTTTCGGGAATCCCGTTTGCAAATTTTCACTTGCAATTCCAATCCGGATCTGGCCCGGGAAATCGCGGATCACATCGGCGTTCCCCTCGGGGATGCCGAAGTCGGCCGATTCAGCGACGGGGAAATTTACGTCCGGTTGAATGAAAGCGTGCGGGGATCGGATGTATATGTGATCCAATCCACCTGCCATCCCGTCAACCAGCACCTGATGGAGCTGTTGGTGATGGTTGACGCGCTGAAACGGGCTTCCGCCCGAACGATCAACGTGGTGATCCCCTATTACGGCTATGCCCGTCAGGATCGCAAGACGAGGGCGAGGGATCCGATCACCGCCAAATTGGTGGCCAATCTGATCGAGACGGCGGGCGCCGACCGGATTATCACGATGGATCTGCATGCCACCCAGATCCAGGGGTTCTTCGACATCCCCGTGGATCATCTGCTCGGCGTTCCCATTTTGAGCAAGTATTTCATCGAAAAACAGCTGGAGGACGTGGTGGTGGTCTCCCCCGATCACGGGGGGGTGATCCGCGCCCGCAAGATGGCGGAACGCCTGGGGGCTCCGATCGCCATCATCGACAAGCGGCGCCCGGAACCCAACGTGGCGGAAGTGATGAACATCGTCGGGGATGTCAGGGGCCGGACGGCCATCATCATCGACGACATCATCGATACGGCGGGCACGGTCATGCTGGCGGCCGACGCCCTCATCGAGCAGGGGGCCAGGGAGGTTTATGCCTGCTGCACTCATCCCGTCTTTTCCGGCCCCGCCATCGAGCGGATCAAAAAGGCCAACATCAAGGAAATGGTGGTGACGAACACCATTCCCCTGACGCCGGAGAAACAACTGGAAAAAATCCGCGTTCTTTCGGTGTCGCCCCTGATCGGGGAGGCGATTATCCGCATCCACAAGGAGCTTTCTGTCAGCAAGCTCTTTGACTGA
- a CDS encoding 50S ribosomal protein L25/general stress protein Ctc, translating to MLTLTAEKREARPRSTVTRLRRQGRIPGVLYGKNRDNRLLHVDQGELVRLLQQEGSSAVLQLQLEGETQAVIIQELQRDPVKGQILHVDFKAIRMDEPVEKEVPLKLEGEAPGERAGGVLQQQLRYVEIRCLPSQLPGEISVDVSNLEIGDVLTLAEVPLPEGVELLSDPDQVVVSVVEPQLGAEEAAGEGTDETTGAEEGE from the coding sequence GTGCTCACACTTACCGCCGAGAAGAGGGAAGCCCGACCGCGGTCCACGGTCACCCGCCTGCGGCGCCAGGGACGCATTCCCGGTGTGCTGTACGGGAAAAACCGGGACAACCGGCTGCTGCACGTGGATCAGGGTGAGCTTGTCCGCCTGTTGCAGCAGGAAGGAAGTTCCGCCGTCCTGCAGCTTCAGCTGGAGGGGGAAACCCAAGCGGTCATCATTCAGGAATTGCAGAGGGATCCGGTGAAGGGTCAGATTCTGCACGTGGATTTCAAGGCCATCCGCATGGACGAGCCCGTCGAGAAGGAAGTCCCCCTCAAGCTCGAAGGCGAAGCCCCGGGAGAGAGGGCCGGCGGCGTCTTGCAGCAACAGCTGCGTTATGTGGAGATCCGCTGTCTTCCCAGTCAGCTTCCCGGCGAAATTTCCGTTGACGTGAGCAACCTGGAAATCGGCGACGTCCTCACCCTGGCGGAAGTTCCCCTTCCCGAAGGGGTTGAGCTTTTGTCCGATCCGGATCAGGTGGTTGTCAGCGTCGTGGAGCCGCAATTGGGTGCAGAGGAAGCGGCGGGCGAAGGAACGGATGAAACCACCGGTGCGGAAGAGGGAGAATGA
- the pth gene encoding aminoacyl-tRNA hydrolase, whose translation MKLIVGLGNPGEKYAATRHNVGFWVIDRLAERWQIPVRQNRWKGLAGSGLVMGERVVLLKPMTYMNLSGESVRPALDWLKCDIEDLAVVCDDLDLPPGTLRLRKKGSSGGHRGLQSLIDHLGTNEFKRVRIGIGHPAGRMPVVDYVLSPFTREERPSIEEAVERAAEAIHQWVVSDFDQAMNRFNRRGAG comes from the coding sequence ATGAAACTGATCGTCGGATTGGGAAATCCCGGGGAAAAGTATGCGGCGACGCGGCACAATGTGGGCTTTTGGGTGATCGACCGCCTGGCGGAGCGGTGGCAGATTCCCGTGAGGCAGAACCGGTGGAAGGGACTGGCCGGAAGCGGTCTGGTGATGGGGGAGCGGGTCGTTCTCCTGAAACCGATGACCTACATGAACCTTTCGGGGGAATCGGTGCGGCCCGCCCTCGACTGGCTGAAGTGCGACATCGAGGATTTGGCGGTCGTCTGTGACGACCTGGATCTGCCCCCGGGAACGCTGCGCCTCCGCAAAAAGGGCAGTTCCGGCGGCCACCGGGGATTGCAGTCATTGATCGATCATCTCGGCACCAACGAGTTCAAACGGGTCCGAATCGGCATCGGACACCCTGCCGGTCGAATGCCGGTGGTGGATTACGTGCTTTCCCCCTTTACCCGGGAGGAGCGCCCATCGATCGAGGAAGCGGTGGAGAGGGCGGCGGAAGCCATCCACCAGTGGGTGGTTTCCGACTTCGACCAGGCGATGAACCGGTTTAACCGGAGAGGGGCGGGATGA
- a CDS encoding anti-sigma-F factor Fin family protein → MAIQYVCRYCRTPIGRIEDDHVTEMQLGFHWLTPEERKDIISYELDGEIRVQVICDTCQEMLQYNPELSLLPNPFQ, encoded by the coding sequence ATGGCGATCCAGTATGTCTGTCGCTACTGCCGGACCCCGATCGGCCGCATCGAGGATGATCATGTCACCGAAATGCAGCTGGGGTTCCACTGGTTGACCCCGGAAGAGCGGAAAGATATAATATCCTATGAACTGGATGGGGAGATTCGCGTTCAAGTGATTTGCGACACCTGCCAGGAAATGCTCCAGTACAATCCGGAACTGTCGCTCCTGCCGAATCCTTTTCAATAG
- the mfd gene encoding transcription-repair coupling factor, whose protein sequence is MEPLIQMFRQDTDFQATVEGLNRRLKEQMVAGLSGTARMVYVAALHRETERPILLVTHNLNQAQKAVEDLYELLPREQVLLYPANELVVTEVALAGQETLGERMEVLSRLSRGFTGVLVVPYSGLRRRFPPRSAVRAAHIRLAVGEEHPMEPVVNRLTEIGYERVEMVEKAGEFSVRGGILDVYPVTFDDPVRIEWFDDEVDSIRPFSVADQRSYDKRQEVLIPPARELFAPPERLFQAGDRVAGLLEERLRTVKDPALKKKLTESIGWEIEQLKTGQFFTGIYKYIEPIYPDCQSILSYMPKDAVLIMDEPTRIRETARQMEREEAEWQTALLGQGEYLPGLKVSFTYEELFQQNPLDVIYLSLFMRQTPGIQPQNIVQILCRGMQQFHGQMHALKTEWERWIKGRYRVIFTAGTEERAERLIRVLADYGMEVTKDTSENPPVPGHPVVRIGTLLGGFEMSATRLAVITEGEVFTQRRRRARRIAKMDYAEKIKDYQDLKPGDYVVHVNHGIGRYAGIETLEVDGRHKDYLLIQYAGNDKLYVPVEQIEQVQKYIGSEEKKPKVYSLGGSEWSKVKNRVRSSVQDIAAELIQLYAKRQAAKGYAFSKDTPFQREFDAMFPYEETPDQLRSIEEIKRDMERDRPMDRLLCGDVGYGKTEVAIRAAFKAVMDGKQVAVLVPTTILAQQHYETFRERFADFPVEIRVLSRFRTRKEQRETIKGLKDHTVDIVIGTHRLLSKDVEFRDLGLLIIDEEQRFGVKHKEKIKQMKHNVDVLTLTATPIPRTLHMAMIGVRDLSVIETPPENRFPVQTYVLEYSAALVREAIERELARGGQVYFLYNQVHNIDQMADQVRQLVPEARVAVAHGQMPETELEKVMLDFLDGEYDVLVSTTIIETGVDIPNVNTLIIYDADKMGLSQLYQLRGRVGRSNRIAYAYFTYQRDKVLSEAAEKRLQAIKEFTELGSGFKIAMRDLAIRGAGNLLGAEQHGHIASVGFELYSQMLKEAIEELQGKEEKEKSVEPEIELKVDAYLPAEYIRDEKQKIEIYKKIRSVRTLEEARDLEEEIEDRFGDLPEPVINLLRVARIRAYAVRYGIEQVVQEKGEIVIRFSPDQNGRIDAGRLIRLTHEVPDRRVRLSSGRRVGIAFKVQGMSSGDALSMIERFLEKFETVLKKKGEMRHAAQ, encoded by the coding sequence ATGGAGCCGCTCATTCAGATGTTTAGGCAGGATACCGATTTCCAGGCGACCGTGGAAGGGCTTAACCGGCGTCTCAAGGAGCAGATGGTCGCGGGGTTGTCCGGAACCGCCCGCATGGTGTATGTGGCGGCCCTCCATCGGGAGACGGAGCGGCCGATTCTCCTGGTCACCCACAATCTGAACCAGGCGCAAAAGGCGGTGGAGGACCTGTATGAGCTGCTCCCCAGGGAACAGGTGCTGCTGTATCCGGCCAACGAACTGGTGGTGACGGAGGTGGCCCTGGCCGGGCAGGAGACCCTGGGTGAGCGGATGGAGGTCTTGTCCCGCCTGTCCCGGGGCTTTACGGGCGTCCTGGTGGTTCCCTATTCGGGACTTCGCCGCCGCTTTCCCCCGCGTTCCGCCGTGAGGGCCGCCCACATCCGCCTGGCGGTGGGGGAAGAGCACCCGATGGAACCCGTGGTGAACCGCTTGACGGAGATCGGGTACGAACGGGTGGAAATGGTGGAGAAAGCCGGCGAATTCAGCGTGCGGGGCGGGATCTTGGACGTGTATCCCGTCACCTTCGACGATCCGGTTCGCATCGAGTGGTTTGACGACGAGGTGGATTCCATCCGTCCCTTTTCCGTTGCCGATCAACGATCCTATGACAAGCGACAGGAGGTGCTGATTCCACCTGCCCGGGAGCTGTTCGCCCCCCCGGAGCGATTGTTTCAGGCCGGTGACCGGGTGGCGGGCCTTTTGGAGGAACGGCTCAGGACGGTGAAGGATCCGGCCCTGAAAAAAAAGCTGACCGAGTCGATCGGCTGGGAGATCGAGCAGCTGAAGACGGGCCAATTTTTCACCGGCATCTACAAATATATCGAACCCATTTACCCTGATTGTCAAAGTATTCTGTCATATATGCCCAAGGATGCGGTGCTCATCATGGATGAGCCGACCCGCATCCGGGAGACCGCCCGGCAGATGGAGCGGGAAGAGGCGGAATGGCAGACGGCGCTTTTGGGGCAGGGGGAATATCTGCCCGGGCTGAAGGTTTCCTTTACCTATGAGGAACTGTTCCAGCAAAATCCCCTCGATGTGATCTACCTGTCCCTGTTCATGCGCCAGACGCCGGGCATCCAGCCCCAGAACATCGTCCAGATCCTGTGCCGGGGAATGCAGCAGTTCCACGGCCAGATGCACGCCTTGAAGACGGAATGGGAGCGGTGGATCAAGGGGCGTTACCGGGTCATCTTCACCGCCGGCACGGAGGAGCGCGCCGAGCGCTTGATCCGGGTGCTGGCCGATTACGGCATGGAGGTGACGAAGGACACGTCGGAGAATCCCCCCGTTCCGGGGCATCCCGTGGTCCGGATCGGCACCCTTTTGGGCGGGTTTGAGATGAGCGCCACCCGGCTGGCGGTGATCACCGAGGGGGAAGTGTTCACCCAGCGGCGCCGGCGGGCCCGCCGCATCGCCAAGATGGACTATGCGGAGAAGATCAAGGATTACCAGGATCTGAAGCCGGGCGATTACGTGGTGCACGTCAATCACGGTATCGGCCGCTATGCGGGCATCGAGACGCTGGAGGTGGACGGCCGGCACAAGGATTATCTGCTGATCCAGTACGCCGGGAACGACAAGCTGTATGTCCCGGTGGAACAGATCGAGCAGGTTCAGAAGTACATCGGCAGCGAGGAAAAGAAGCCCAAGGTGTACAGCCTGGGAGGCAGCGAATGGAGCAAGGTGAAAAACCGCGTCCGCTCCTCGGTGCAGGACATCGCCGCCGAACTGATCCAGCTCTACGCCAAGCGGCAGGCGGCCAAGGGATACGCCTTCTCCAAGGACACCCCCTTCCAGCGGGAATTCGACGCCATGTTCCCCTATGAGGAAACCCCCGACCAGCTGCGCTCCATCGAGGAGATCAAGCGGGATATGGAGCGGGACCGGCCGATGGACCGCCTGCTGTGCGGCGATGTGGGGTACGGAAAAACGGAGGTGGCCATCCGGGCGGCCTTCAAGGCGGTGATGGACGGCAAGCAGGTGGCCGTCCTGGTGCCGACCACCATCCTGGCCCAGCAGCATTACGAGACTTTCCGGGAGCGGTTTGCCGATTTCCCCGTGGAGATTCGGGTGCTCTCCCGGTTCCGCACCCGCAAGGAACAGCGGGAAACGATCAAGGGGCTCAAGGATCACACCGTGGACATTGTGATCGGCACCCACCGCCTCCTGTCCAAGGATGTGGAGTTTCGGGATCTGGGTCTTCTGATCATCGACGAGGAACAGCGGTTCGGCGTGAAACACAAGGAAAAGATCAAGCAGATGAAGCACAACGTGGATGTGCTGACCCTCACCGCCACGCCGATTCCCCGCACCCTCCACATGGCGATGATCGGTGTGCGGGATCTGTCCGTCATCGAGACGCCGCCGGAAAACCGCTTTCCGGTCCAAACCTATGTGCTGGAATACTCCGCCGCCTTGGTGCGGGAGGCGATCGAGCGGGAGCTGGCCCGCGGCGGGCAGGTCTATTTCCTGTACAACCAGGTGCACAACATCGACCAGATGGCCGATCAGGTGCGGCAGCTGGTTCCCGAGGCGCGGGTGGCCGTCGCCCACGGCCAGATGCCCGAGACGGAACTGGAGAAGGTGATGCTCGACTTCCTGGACGGGGAGTACGACGTGCTCGTCAGCACCACCATCATCGAAACCGGCGTGGACATTCCCAACGTCAACACCCTGATCATCTACGACGCCGACAAGATGGGGCTATCCCAGCTGTACCAGCTCCGGGGCCGGGTGGGGCGCTCCAACCGCATCGCCTACGCCTATTTCACCTATCAACGGGACAAGGTGCTGTCGGAGGCGGCGGAAAAGCGCCTGCAGGCGATCAAGGAATTCACCGAGCTGGGTTCCGGATTCAAGATCGCCATGCGGGACCTGGCCATCCGCGGCGCCGGAAACCTTTTGGGGGCGGAACAGCACGGGCACATCGCCTCGGTGGGCTTCGAGCTGTACAGCCAGATGCTGAAGGAGGCCATCGAGGAGCTCCAGGGGAAGGAAGAGAAAGAAAAGAGCGTGGAACCGGAGATCGAGCTGAAGGTGGACGCCTACCTTCCCGCCGAATACATCCGGGACGAGAAGCAAAAAATCGAGATTTACAAGAAGATCCGCTCCGTCCGCACCCTGGAGGAGGCCCGGGACCTGGAGGAGGAGATCGAGGATCGCTTCGGCGACTTGCCGGAGCCGGTGATCAACCTGCTCCGGGTGGCGCGGATTCGCGCCTATGCGGTCCGATACGGCATCGAGCAGGTGGTGCAGGAGAAGGGAGAGATCGTTATCCGGTTTTCTCCGGATCAGAACGGACGGATCGACGCCGGCCGGCTCATCCGCCTCACCCACGAGGTTCCGGATCGGCGCGTCCGCCTGTCCTCCGGCCGGCGGGTCGGGATCGCCTTCAAGGTGCAGGGGATGTCATCGGGGGATGCCCTCTCGATGATCGAAAGGTTTTTGGAAAAGTTTGAGACGGTCCTCAAAAAGAAAGGAGAAATGCGACATGCGGCACAATAA
- a CDS encoding peptidylprolyl isomerase — protein MRHNKRRWTALLAIMLAFSVFIAGCGKDEPEEATGEQDPTLQLGQPLDTTSKKVVAEYEGGKVTEGELNLYLNILQFMQPNVSLFLNDAEAKKQLVKQLIGERMIAAKVKEDESYAKQADKVMKEIENYLKSQSKEKSFEESLKERGFNKEQLREFLINGSKVSSYFEKQVKEEDLKKEYNKPDQFVSVKVQHILISTENRSDAEAKKRAEEVKKKLDKGGDFSKLAKEYSDDPGSKEQGGLVEGLSDEFVPEFAKAARTLPLNKLSDPIKTDYGYHVMKVSERKKLPYKEVKDQLKQDQVQKLYQSFVEKNVKLKKLNLPEANEKQ, from the coding sequence ATGCGGCACAATAAGCGGCGATGGACGGCCCTGTTGGCGATTATGCTGGCGTTTTCCGTCTTCATCGCCGGATGCGGGAAGGATGAGCCGGAGGAGGCGACCGGTGAGCAGGATCCGACGCTTCAACTGGGCCAACCCTTGGACACCACCAGCAAGAAGGTGGTGGCGGAGTATGAGGGCGGGAAAGTGACGGAAGGGGAGCTGAATCTGTATCTCAACATCCTGCAGTTTATGCAGCCCAACGTCTCCCTCTTCCTGAACGACGCCGAAGCGAAAAAGCAGCTGGTGAAACAGCTGATCGGCGAGCGGATGATCGCCGCGAAGGTGAAGGAGGATGAGTCCTACGCCAAGCAGGCCGACAAAGTGATGAAGGAGATCGAGAACTATCTGAAGTCCCAGTCGAAGGAAAAATCCTTCGAGGAAAGCCTGAAGGAGCGGGGGTTCAACAAGGAGCAGCTCCGGGAATTCCTCATCAACGGCAGCAAGGTTTCCTCTTACTTTGAGAAACAGGTGAAGGAAGAGGATCTGAAGAAGGAATACAACAAGCCCGATCAGTTTGTCAGCGTCAAGGTGCAGCACATCCTGATTTCCACCGAGAACCGCTCCGATGCCGAGGCGAAAAAGCGGGCGGAGGAAGTGAAGAAGAAGCTGGATAAGGGCGGCGACTTCAGCAAGCTGGCCAAGGAATACTCCGACGATCCCGGCTCGAAGGAACAAGGGGGTCTCGTCGAGGGGCTGTCGGATGAGTTTGTCCCGGAGTTCGCCAAGGCGGCCCGCACCCTTCCCCTCAACAAACTGAGCGATCCGATCAAAACCGATTACGGGTACCACGTGATGAAGGTGTCGGAACGCAAAAAACTGCCCTACAAGGAAGTGAAGGATCAGCTCAAGCAGGATCAGGTTCAGAAGCTGTATCAATCCTTTGTGGAGAAGAACGTGAAGCTGAAGAAGCTGAACCTGCCGGAGGCAAACGAAAAGCAGTGA
- the spoVT gene encoding stage V sporulation protein T — MKATGIVRRIDDLGRVVIPKEIRRTLRIREGDPLEIFVDRDGEVILKKYSPIGELGDFATEYAEALFENTQHVTLICDRDMVIAVAGASKKEYLNKPVGSLVESCMDQRRTHLETEPGEPELFRDTSDRVESFVVAPIIAGGDPIGAVILLTKKKGVRMGDLEVKMAGTAAAFLGKQMEQ; from the coding sequence ATGAAAGCAACGGGTATCGTCCGTCGCATCGACGATTTGGGACGGGTGGTGATTCCGAAGGAAATCCGTCGGACGCTTCGGATCCGTGAAGGGGATCCGCTGGAGATCTTCGTGGATCGGGACGGAGAAGTGATTCTGAAGAAATACTCCCCCATCGGGGAGCTGGGGGATTTCGCCACGGAATACGCCGAAGCCCTGTTTGAAAACACCCAGCACGTCACCCTGATCTGCGACCGCGACATGGTGATCGCCGTCGCCGGCGCGTCCAAAAAGGAGTATCTGAACAAACCGGTGGGCAGTTTGGTGGAATCCTGCATGGACCAGCGCCGCACCCATCTCGAGACGGAACCCGGCGAACCGGAACTCTTCCGGGATACGTCGGACCGGGTGGAGTCCTTCGTTGTCGCCCCGATCATCGCCGGGGGAGATCCCATCGGGGCGGTGATTCTCCTCACGAAAAAAAAAGGAGTGCGCATGGGGGATCTCGAAGTGAAGATGGCCGGAACGGCCGCCGCCTTTCTGGGCAAGCAGATGGAGCAGTAA
- a CDS encoding TetR/AcrR family transcriptional regulator C-terminal domain-containing protein encodes MTREGIIDAALSLLNQEGLNRLSMRRLADSLGVQAASLYWHIKNKSELLQLMADKICEKMDWPDGAGMPWREKVRRGMVSYREALLQYRDSAEIFADTPPLTPNRLRLIESLYKALGQAGLSHEEVVLTADLLNNYVIGFVMEEVRFAERSGQQGEENEARPDSHPVLPDMEKRFHYGLEIILDGIHFRLNRGASSLGE; translated from the coding sequence TTGACTCGGGAAGGGATCATCGATGCCGCATTGAGTTTGTTGAATCAGGAGGGTCTGAATCGGTTGAGCATGAGAAGGCTTGCCGACTCGCTCGGGGTTCAGGCCGCCTCCCTGTACTGGCACATTAAAAACAAATCGGAACTGCTTCAGCTGATGGCAGATAAAATTTGCGAGAAGATGGACTGGCCGGATGGCGCCGGGATGCCTTGGCGGGAAAAGGTTCGTCGCGGGATGGTCAGTTATCGGGAAGCGCTGCTTCAGTACCGCGATTCAGCCGAAATCTTTGCCGATACGCCTCCGCTTACGCCCAACCGCTTGCGTCTGATCGAGTCTTTGTACAAAGCGCTCGGTCAAGCGGGTCTCAGCCATGAAGAGGTCGTTTTGACGGCGGATCTGTTGAACAACTACGTCATCGGCTTCGTGATGGAGGAGGTTCGCTTTGCGGAACGGTCCGGGCAACAAGGGGAAGAGAATGAAGCCCGGCCGGATTCGCACCCGGTTTTGCCGGATATGGAAAAAAGGTTTCATTACGGTCTCGAAATCATATTGGACGGGATCCATTTCAGGTTGAACAGGGGCGCTTCATCCCTGGGGGAGTAG
- a CDS encoding putative polysaccharide biosynthesis protein yields the protein MTSGRQSFVQGAAILGAAAFFTKLLGAVYRVPYQNITGNEGMFVYQQVYPLYSTLLILATAGFPLAISKLVSERLAEGDEAGARRVFIVSSVTLTLTGFLFFLLLFAGAPWIAGWMGNREWLTLPIRAVSFALLVVPLMSAIRGYFQGHQNMIPTALSQSVEQVVRVATILFAAWWFMSREGDVVSAGAGAVFGAFTGAVGALLVLLMFLRGSGLLRQVPQAGPGAFAGRDSVRYVAREIWRLSLPICLGSLVLPLFSLVDSFTVANLLKWSGWSVASSVEAKGIFDRGQPLIQFASFFATAIALSIVPAVAEAKARGESGKMEERSSLAFRLTLLLGLPASVGLAVVVRSANVMLFEDASGSDALAILALTTLFYTLGVTSAGILQGMGNVILPARNLLAGVAVKLVLNLLLIPWWDIRGAAAATLIAYAAATFLNLAAFRGQLGRMFRLRETGWALATATLLMAGAAAGAQALLTAVTADWASHRLAMTLTSLGSVAAGAAVYGIVLLGLGGVRREELRVVPKWGPRLVSLLESRGLIR from the coding sequence ATGACATCGGGAAGACAGTCCTTTGTCCAAGGGGCGGCGATACTGGGTGCTGCCGCCTTTTTTACGAAGCTGCTGGGGGCCGTGTACCGGGTCCCCTATCAAAACATCACCGGCAACGAAGGGATGTTCGTATATCAGCAGGTATACCCCCTGTACAGCACGCTGCTGATCCTGGCCACCGCCGGTTTTCCCCTGGCCATTTCCAAATTGGTGTCGGAACGGCTGGCCGAAGGGGATGAGGCGGGAGCCCGCCGGGTTTTCATCGTTTCGTCGGTTACGCTCACTTTGACCGGCTTTCTCTTTTTTCTTCTCCTGTTTGCCGGGGCCCCCTGGATCGCCGGGTGGATGGGGAACCGGGAGTGGCTCACCCTGCCGATCCGGGCCGTCTCCTTCGCCCTGCTGGTGGTGCCGCTGATGTCGGCCATCCGGGGATATTTTCAGGGACATCAAAACATGATCCCCACGGCCCTGTCCCAGTCGGTGGAACAGGTGGTCCGGGTCGCCACCATCCTCTTCGCCGCCTGGTGGTTCATGTCCCGGGAGGGGGACGTGGTCTCCGCCGGGGCGGGGGCGGTGTTCGGCGCTTTCACCGGGGCGGTGGGGGCGCTGCTGGTCCTGTTGATGTTCCTGCGCGGAAGCGGTCTGCTGCGGCAGGTTCCGCAGGCCGGGCCGGGCGCCTTTGCGGGCCGGGACTCCGTCCGGTATGTCGCCCGGGAGATCTGGCGCCTCTCCCTGCCCATCTGCCTCGGCTCCTTGGTGCTTCCCCTTTTTTCGCTGGTGGACTCCTTCACGGTGGCCAACCTCCTCAAGTGGTCCGGCTGGAGCGTTGCCTCCTCGGTTGAAGCCAAGGGAATCTTCGACCGGGGGCAACCGCTGATCCAGTTTGCCTCCTTTTTCGCCACGGCAATCGCCCTCTCCATCGTTCCGGCGGTCGCCGAGGCCAAGGCGCGGGGGGAATCCGGGAAAATGGAGGAACGGTCCTCCCTCGCCTTCCGGCTGACGCTCCTTCTGGGCCTTCCCGCCTCCGTGGGGCTGGCCGTGGTGGTCCGGTCCGCCAATGTGATGCTGTTTGAAGACGCCTCCGGATCCGACGCTCTGGCCATCCTCGCCCTCACCACCCTCTTTTACACCCTGGGGGTGACCTCTGCGGGGATTCTGCAGGGGATGGGGAACGTGATATTGCCGGCGCGCAATCTGCTGGCGGGCGTCGCCGTCAAACTGGTTCTCAACCTCCTTCTGATCCCCTGGTGGGACATCCGTGGTGCGGCGGCGGCCACGCTGATCGCCTACGCCGCGGCCACCTTCCTCAATCTGGCCGCCTTCCGGGGCCAGCTCGGCCGGATGTTCCGCCTGCGGGAAACGGGATGGGCCCTGGCTACCGCCACGCTTTTGATGGCCGGCGCGGCGGCGGGGGCCCAGGCGCTCCTGACGGCGGTCACCGCCGATTGGGCTTCCCATCGCCTGGCCATGACCCTCACTTCCCTCGGTTCGGTGGCGGCCGGCGCGGCGGTGTACGGAATCGTCCTGCTGGGGCTCGGGGGCGTGCGCCGGGAGGAGCTCCGTGTCGTCCCCAAGTGGGGACCGCGCCTGGTTTCCCTGCTGGAAAGCCGGGGGCTGATCCGATAG